The following are encoded in a window of Octopus sinensis linkage group LG23, ASM634580v1, whole genome shotgun sequence genomic DNA:
- the LOC118767617 gene encoding uncharacterized protein LOC118767617 — translation MTNLQNWQTKNPVSNFTSSQAETGTDVPLDNPESSTRFADCGVDQNKEELEIASKTEKQMKRLVSEHKKSSLIFQQPDEDNGRNQGKEQSFYGKPESQSSSPPTPLPLVMKKSTTRPKTAHGRRSRCSAATSRDKCLVSPQLMPLPSL, via the exons ATGACAAACCTTCAGAATTGGCAAACAAAAAACCCAGTTTCCAACTTCACATCAAGTCAAGCAGAGACTGGAACAGATGTTCCTCTTGATAATCCTGAGAGTTCAACAAGATTTGCTGACTGTGGTGTTGATCAAAATAAAGAGGAACTTGAAATAGCTAGCAAGACTGAGAAGCAAATGAAGAGGTTAGTGTCAGAACACAAGAAATCCAGTTTAATATTCCAGCAACCAGATGAGGACAATGGTAGAAATCAGGGAAAAGAACAAAGTTTCTATGGGAAGCCAGAATCACAGTCATCATCACCTCCAACTCCACTGCCACTGGTAATGAAGAAATCAACCACTAGACCTAAAACTGCCCATGGACGCCGATCAAGGTGCTCTGCAGCAACAAGCAGAGATAAATGTCTTGTATCCCCTCAACTCATGCCAC TTCCATCTCTATAG
- the LOC118767616 gene encoding uncharacterized protein LOC118767616 gives MSKKKLSGSSSTSSSGRGNFVRQKKLPLQIASEENAANQTCHSVDNSFRPNDSNPHILKWLQKKDKDLWQQEREMKVRKKLETENRKLDAAFKADRQLCSSAAFEEWMHHKAKGKSSIDVSQEPKQSPKPTYGFPFMSKEQHEGEGDDDAGVQEQTLSAPQKGSGFVKAGKSLLHEENLEVNF, from the exons ATGAGTAAGAAAAAGCTATCAGGctcttcctccacctcatcatctgGCAGAGGCAATTTTGTCCGTCAGAAGAAGTTACCCCTACAGATAGCATCGGAGGAAAATGCTGCAAACCAAACCTGTCATAGTGTTGACAACAGTTTCCGACCAAACGACAGTAACCCGCATATCCTGAAATGGTTGCAGAAGAAAGACAAAGACCTCTGGCAACAGGAACGAGAGATGAAGGTGAGAAAGAAGCTGGAAACTGAGAACAGAAAACTCGATGCAGCCTTCAAAGCAGATCGTCAGCTCTGCTCGAGTGCAGCATTTGAAGAGTGGATGCATCACAAGGCAAAAGGAAAGA GCTCCATTGACGTGTCACAGGAGCCAAAACAAAGCCCAAAACCCACATATGGGTTTCCGTTTATGAGTAAGGAACAGCATGAGGGTGAAGGTGATGACGATGCTGGTGTTCAAGAGCAGACGTTGTCTGCTCCTCAGAAGGGTTCAGGTTTTGTTAAAGCAGGCAAAAGTTTGTTGCATGAGGAGAATCTTGAAGTGAATTTCTAG